A window of the Vigna angularis cultivar LongXiaoDou No.4 chromosome 3, ASM1680809v1, whole genome shotgun sequence genome harbors these coding sequences:
- the LOC108324802 gene encoding LEAF RUST 10 DISEASE-RESISTANCE LOCUS RECEPTOR-LIKE PROTEIN KINASE-like 1.1: MFPVYMFIMVFLLWVGNGNGHKDDCPFWFDCGNHGKFGYPFTTLQRQDCGIWPIHGCDDHNPNSGQGVTVKIGSRWIRVRNFEMQLSITILYFVDDHLNHLLQSDSCETFNHNIPLPPSSPLGYFTVNNNITIFKCNRTRQVKTPRTFLKNTTCDYDIFMGPPHSDDVSHNSLASSCSMVQLPVNGYAVSANPFAFLTADIPLQFHPSDECMQCLGAISLCHLDNQRKVHCAPREDKSPAWKLGLIIGIGAGLCNVITLVLILTLRRCKYGGALALFRSRNGADPHDNLDIMTDRIFFGVPVFSYKELQEATNNFDRNRKLGEGGFGSVYYGKLEDGREVAVKLLFEHNYRRVQQFMNEIEILTHLRHRNLVSLYGCTSRHSRELLLVYEYVPNGTLAYHLNRREKLLTWPIRMQIAVETATALAYLHASDIIHRDVKSSNILLDTNFLVKVADFGLSRLLPTDASHVSTGPQGTPGYLDPEYFQHYQLTDKSDVFSFGVVVAELISSLPAIDAGRESDEINLVSLAIKKIQNGKLSELVCQSLGFESNEEVRRMVSSVAELAFLCVQGDRQLRPSMDEVVEALQKIQAGIGECDM, translated from the exons ATGTTTCCTGTTTACATGTTCATTATGGTTTTCCTTCTGTGGGTTGGGAATGGAAATGGGCACAAGGATGATTGCCCATTCTGGTTTGATTGTGGAAACCATGGGAAATTCGGTTATCCTTTCACCACGCTACAACGCCAAGATTGTGGCATATGGCCAATCCATGGTTGTGATGATCACAACCCAAACTCAGGGCAAGGGGTAACGGTAAAGATCGGATCAAGGTGGATTAGGGTTAGAAATTTTGAGATGCAATTGAGTATTACTATTCTCTACTTCGTTGATGATCATCTCAATCATCTCCTGCAATCCGATAGTTGTGAGACATTCAACCACAATATTCCACTCCCTCCTAGCTCTCCCTTAGGTTACTTCACTGTCAACAACAACATAACCATTTTCAAGTGTAACCGCACTCGCCAAGTTAAGACCCCCAGAACATTCCTCAAAAATACAACCTGTGACTATGACATCTTCATGGGGCCTCCACACTCTGATGACGTGTCTCACAACTCTCTAGCTTCCTCCTGTTCAATGGTTCAGCTTCCCGTCAATGGCTATGCAGTCTCTGCAAATCCCTTTGCATTCTTAACTGCTGACATTCCCTTGCAGTTCCATCCGTCAGATGAGTGCATGCAGTGTTTGGGTGCCATAAGCCTTTGTCACCTCGACAACCAACGAAAAGTTCATTGCGCCCCAAG GGAGGATAAAAGTCCAGCTTGGAAGCTAGGATTAATAATAG GTATAGGTGCTGGACTGTGCAATGTAATAACATTGGTGTTGATCCTCACATTACGGCGCTGTAAATATGGTGGTGCACTGGCTCTGTTCCGATCAAGAAATGGAGCCGATCCTCACGATAATCTCGACATAATGACAGATAGGATCTTCTTTGGAGTACCCGTCTTCTCTTATAAGGAGCTTCAAGAAGCAACAAACAATTTTGACCGCAACAGAAAGCTAGGGGAGGGAGGATTTGGAAGCGTTTATTATG gTAAGCTCGAAGATGGACGGGAAGTTGCAGTGAAATTGTTGTTCGAGCACAACTACAGGAGAGTGCAACAATTTATGAACGAAATTGAGATTCTCACTCACTTGCGACACAGGAACCTCGTCTCCCTCTACGGTTGCACTTCGCGTCACAGCCGTGAGTTACTGCTTGTGTACGAATACGTCCCAAACGGCACTCTTGCTTACCACCTCAACAGAAGGGAGAAGTTGCTGACGTGGCCAATTCGGATGCAAATTGCGGTGGAGACCGCCACTGCCTTGGCTTATCTCCACGCTTCCGACATCATTCACCGTGACGTGAAAAGCAGCAACATTCTacttgacacaaattttttggTTAAGGTGGCCGATTTTGGACTTTCGAGGTTGCTTCCGACCGATGCAAGCCACGTGTCAACCGGTCCGCAGGGGACTCCGGGGTACCTTGACCCTGAGTATTTCCAGCACTACCAGCTGACGGACAAGAGTGATGTATTTAGCTTTGGGGTTGTGGTTGCTGAGCTGATATCGTCGTTGCCTGCGATCGATGCCGGCAGGGAAAGTGATGAGATAAACTTGGTGAGTCTTGCCATAAAGAAGATTCAAAATGGGAAACTCAGTGAGTTGGTGTGCCAATCGCTTGGCTTTGAGTCAAATGAAGAGGTGAGAAGGATGGTGAGTTCAGTGGCGGAATTGGCCTTCCTGTGTGTACAAGGAGACAGGCAATTAAGACCTTCCATGGATGAAGTTGTGGAAGCACTGCAGAAAATTCAAGCTGGGATTGGTGAGTGCGACATGtag